Part of the Triticum aestivum cultivar Chinese Spring chromosome 4D, IWGSC CS RefSeq v2.1, whole genome shotgun sequence genome is shown below.
GAGCGTATATTTATTGCCTCTCAGCTAACCACGCTGGCTCACTTCAATTCTGCCTCGCTCTCTGCTTCTCTGCCCGGGCATACACTCATTGATTGCCCTCTGTCTCTCTGATGAACTTAAGGCCTTGGGATGCTGCTGGTGGTCGGGCCGCTGTTGCCGGCGGTGGAGGCGTCCACGGAGGACGGCTGCCCCGCCGGCGGCGAGCGGGCGAGCAAGGAGCAGGGGAGGAGGAGCCGTCGTCATCATCGGAAGCATGCGGCGGAGGAGCTGTGGGTGTTCGGGGACTCGTACGCGGACACGGGCAACCTGGGGAACCTGGGGCGGGAGCTCACCCACGCCTGGTACGACCCATATGGCAAGACCttcccccgccgccccgccggccgCTTCTCCGACGGCCGCGTCCTCACCGACTTCGTCGGTAAGCCCACTAAGCAAGCACACTCTGCTCCTTTCCTTCGCTAGTCCTCGCCATCAATTACTATACTCTAGTAAGAGCTAGGCAGTAATCATCAGTACGCCTAATTAACACGCGCACAGTGCGCCACCAACGCTGGCTGACTTACTCGCCGGAGAAGACGTAGCACGGTGGACGACGGCGGTGCGCTAGCTGTATGGTGCAGTGCGGTGCAGTGGTAGGAGTAAACACATGCGTGCAGTTGGTCGTTGGGTCGTCATCATCATCCAAGGGAAGGGAAGGTCCGTCCAATTCCAATAGATAGATAGATGGCCGAATTGATGTTGTCGACGGACGGATGAGTAATTCGCTCGCGCACTCATTGGCAGACAGATACTCCCAAAATATGCCAGATGCATGGTATGTGCCAGATGCATGCATGAGTTGCTTGTCGCCGGCAAAATGGCCGGCGGTGACCGGATCACACGACGGACGGCGCCGTTCCCTTTTCCATGCATCAGTACCTCTGTACCCACACAGACACACATGGAGGATGCATGGAACTAATAACTCCATCAGTCCATCCATGCGCGCACATGCACCTGCACCTGCACGCCCAGCCTCGTGAATCTGGACTCCTTCCTTCACCTACTACTCTTGTTACGACTCGTTGCACTGCATGCATATGAGTATATGACAGGACATGGTAGTAGGCGGCGTATCCGTCCAGTGCAACTCCAGCTCTCTCTAGTCTTCCGGTCAGAGTCCCAGGGATGGACGGACGAGCCATCAGCTATGTGTGTCGGCTTGTCCGAAGCGCCGGCAGGTCCTCTCACCATCAGATCAGACCGACATTTTTGTTGCAAAGCAATGCAGCTAAAGCTACAACGAACGTAGGGTGGTGGTGCATCACACTCAGCTACACTCAGCTACTAGTATCAACTGCGTGCCAATTACACCTCGTCATAACATAAACACAACTATAGCGTTGCATATTCCTCAGGCAATGGCGATGCTCTGTTTCGTCAGGAAATTCGAATATGTATATGCGGTGTAGATCACTAGCAAGCCAGATCTTTCTCGTACTCACTACGTGCTGCCATGTGCGCCATGAACACATTATTatttagtttatttatttatttatttatataaccAAAAAAGTCTCAAAAGCTGGAGCGGTAGCAAATCTGAATCTGCTAACACCTAAATGCCACAACTTGGTGGTACCTCCATTCCATGTCAGAGAAAGGAACAGTAAGATATTCCCGGCTACAACCACACCCTGGCATCTTCCCGGCCCTTTCCAGAAAAAAACTACTAGATTAATTAgctgctactccctctgttccatgaTGTAAGACCATTTTTTGACACTGGACTAGGGTCAAGAAACGTTTTACGTTATGTGACGGAGAGAGTATTACTTTATATAGTTAGTTATACAGGCTTGCTAAACGTCAGGTAACCTGAAAACAATTTGAGCGTCGGCCACTTTCTGCTATGCGTGAGGCCGTTGGCGGGGACGTTGTGAGGTGCACCAGTAGCCAGCGCCGGCCATGGCTAGGCCGAGCCGTgtatgaggagatccggcaagagTGAGTCCGAAACTTGACGAGTAGATGAGGAGATCCGGCGGGAGTGAGTCCGAAACTTGACGGGTGCGGGTCGGGGAGTACCGACTGATCGCCGAAGCTGTTGATCGGGGCGCGGCTTAGAGGGATGGCTTGGGCGGCGGCTAGAACGGCGATCGGGAAGGTCGACGGGAGGCCAGAGTGGCGTATGGCAGAGGGGACGCTGCGGGAGGAAGTAGAATGTGTCTTCTATTTTGGCCGTTGGATGAAGATCTGCTAGTCGTGATGAAAGTGACCGACTCAGATTAAATTTTCAGGTAGCTGACATATATGCATATGGTTATACTACACCATGAGATCATCGTTAATCTATGTTTCAGACGAGTATTTTGTACTGTCACCGACGTAGTGTATCTACTTAACTATTTTTGGTCTGACGCGGCATGTGCATGTGAGTGCAGCTTCGGCTCTGGGGATGCGGACGCCGGTGGCATacaaggcgcggcggcgggcgtcgCGGGAGACCCTCGCGCGCGGCATGAACTTCGCCGTCGGCGGCGCCGGCGTGCTCGACACCGGCAACTTCCAGCGCAACATCAGTGCCCAGATCGACCTCTTCCAGGCCATGCACCGCACCCAGCAGCGGGGCTGCGGCAAGCGGACGGCGCTCGTCGTCGTCTCCGGCAACGACTACGCCTACGCCGCCGACAAGGACAACGGCACCAGCGTACGTGGTCACCGTGCAACAACCACGCTGCTGCTGTCAGATGTCAAGCTACCATCTATGATTGAGATTGACTGACTGACGGAGTTGCGCTGCTCCCCGAGTGCAGGCGGCGATCGCGTACATCCCGACGGTGGTGCGGGAGCTCCGGGAGCAGCTCCGGCGGCTGCGCGACGAGGCGGGGATGAGGAGGGTGGTGGTGACCAACCTGCACCCCATGGGCTGCACGCCCGTCTTCACCCGCCCGCTCAACTACACCGGCTGCGACCCACTGGCCAACGCCGGCGCCGCCCAGCACAACGCCGCGCTCCGGTCTGTCCTCGCCGCCCTCGACCCCAACAACcgcaccttcctcctcctcgacgtcCACACCCCCTTCGCCGCATTCCTCCTCGACGACAACAATGGTGACAGTGACAACAAGAAGTTCAAGAGCACGCTGCGGCCCTGCTGCGAGAGCTTCAGGCCGGACGGCTACTGCGGCGAGGAGGACGAGAACGGCACGCGGCAGTACACGCTCTGCGACGACCCCGGCCGCTACTTCTACTGGGACGACGTGCACCCGACGCAGGCCGCCTGGGCCGCCGTCGCGCGCACCTTCAGGGCCGCCGTCAAGAGCTTCCTCTCCACCTGACAAGACATGGCCATGGTTTTGGATTCATGATAGACAGAAGCTACCATTACTAGCACCC
Proteins encoded:
- the LOC123095589 gene encoding GDSL esterase/lipase At5g03610; its protein translation is MEHRRRRSSSVAAAGTLLCLGMLLVVGPLLPAVEASTEDGCPAGGERASKEQGRRSRRHHRKHAAEELWVFGDSYADTGNLGNLGRELTHAWYDPYGKTFPRRPAGRFSDGRVLTDFVASALGMRTPVAYKARRRASRETLARGMNFAVGGAGVLDTGNFQRNISAQIDLFQAMHRTQQRGCGKRTALVVVSGNDYAYAADKDNGTSAAIAYIPTVVRELREQLRRLRDEAGMRRVVVTNLHPMGCTPVFTRPLNYTGCDPLANAGAAQHNAALRSVLAALDPNNRTFLLLDVHTPFAAFLLDDNNGDSDNKKFKSTLRPCCESFRPDGYCGEEDENGTRQYTLCDDPGRYFYWDDVHPTQAAWAAVARTFRAAVKSFLST